In one window of Primulina tabacum isolate GXHZ01 chromosome 8, ASM2559414v2, whole genome shotgun sequence DNA:
- the LOC142554775 gene encoding uncharacterized protein LOC142554775, translating into MVATDERDTGRGCNQIENLLRHGNTRWNSNFDSLCSMIDMYSSVITVLENIVNDGASNSIRGEASDALIAVKSFDFIFILYLMHKIMGITNLLCRALQKKYLDILSTMDYVSTPKTLLCTLIEEGFDLLLSHVKEVCVKYDIEILHMEASYKSGIGRSYQQNDSTTVEHHY; encoded by the coding sequence ATGGTAGCTACTGATGAACGTGATACAGGTAGAGGATGTAATCAAATTGAAAATTTATTACGACATGGAAATACTCGTTGGAATTCTAATTTTGACTCACTTTGTAGCATGATCGATATGTATAGCTCTGTGATTACCGTGTTAGAAAATATTGTGAATGATGGAGCTTCTAATTCCATTCGTGGTGAAGCTAGTGATGCATTGATTGCAGTGAAGTCTTTTgatttcatattcatattatacTTGATGCATAAGATAATGGGGATAACAAATCTGCTTTGTCGAGCATTGCAAAAGAAATATctagatattttaagtacaatgGATTACGTTTCAACGCCTAAAACTTTGCTTTGTACTTTGATAGAAGAAGGATTTGATCTTCTACTTAGTCATGTGAAAGAAGTTTGTGTCAAGTATGACATTGAGATACTTCACATGGAAGCTAGTTATAAATCTGGTATAGGTCGTTCTTATCAACAAAATGATTCAACCACAGTTGAGCACCACTattga